Proteins encoded within one genomic window of Desulfosalsimonas propionicica:
- a CDS encoding HD domain-containing phosphohydrolase, whose product MSESFEYNRLLQHTANADPPLGHSIDFQESLQNLVSAVADIFDAKACMICRLDPLKTETRVLAAAGLEKSAEKIIEMPETADIPQLRRHQPAFIENAAADIRVSGLLTAAGENICSVMGLPFSVAEDMTMVLWLCFDRALSGEETNPRLQRAVCTQSAATVKNAIQQTRYLETFRKISAAIHQGEQTADILKTIVENIQEIMEARGCIYWIVDTNSCAIHMKATSGFQMENLSQVSYETLEEVFEFHDEKDIYFEDVRGDPRIPSTTTLGKQMVTSILGIPFPIAEPYRGILAVYFSRPRPLLKSEIEFVRASGRQGAIALHKAFRYDEKMLKAFRETIEGLVLALEAKDMCTHGHSLNVANYAHMTALEMDLGEKEADTIYHAGLLHDIGKIAMDDTILANLGNLMPGDMETIKKHPVIGARIIAPLSSLANVADLIRSHHERYNGTGYPEGLTGEAIPLGARIIAVTDSFDAMTSQRPGTQTVGVKKAMSLLLEQAGTTFDPEVVRGFVRAIEKNPEAVAPFTLTEDYLRQHVRTCTKSEKQGSPLARMLKKCVPGF is encoded by the coding sequence ATGTCTGAATCCTTTGAATACAACCGGCTGCTGCAACACACCGCAAATGCCGACCCTCCCCTGGGCCACAGCATCGATTTCCAGGAAAGCCTGCAAAATCTGGTCAGCGCGGTAGCCGATATTTTCGATGCAAAGGCCTGCATGATATGCCGGCTGGATCCGCTGAAAACCGAAACCCGGGTCCTTGCTGCCGCAGGCCTTGAAAAAAGCGCCGAAAAAATCATTGAAATGCCCGAAACTGCAGATATCCCCCAACTGCGCCGGCACCAGCCCGCCTTTATCGAAAACGCCGCCGCAGACATTCGGGTTTCCGGCCTGCTGACAGCCGCCGGAGAAAATATCTGCTCTGTCATGGGTCTGCCCTTTTCCGTGGCCGAGGACATGACCATGGTCCTGTGGCTCTGCTTTGACCGGGCCTTAAGCGGGGAAGAAACCAATCCGCGGCTGCAAAGGGCCGTTTGCACCCAAAGCGCGGCCACTGTCAAAAATGCCATCCAGCAAACCCGGTACCTGGAAACCTTCCGCAAAATCAGCGCCGCCATTCATCAGGGGGAGCAGACCGCCGACATCCTGAAAACCATCGTGGAAAACATCCAGGAAATCATGGAGGCCCGGGGGTGTATTTACTGGATCGTGGATACCAACTCCTGTGCCATTCACATGAAAGCCACATCCGGATTTCAAATGGAGAATCTGTCGCAGGTCAGCTATGAAACCCTGGAGGAAGTGTTTGAATTTCACGATGAAAAAGATATCTATTTCGAGGATGTAAGAGGCGATCCCAGAATTCCGAGCACAACCACCCTGGGCAAACAGATGGTCACATCCATCCTGGGCATTCCCTTTCCCATTGCAGAGCCCTACAGAGGCATTCTGGCGGTCTATTTCAGCCGTCCCAGACCGCTTTTGAAAAGTGAAATCGAGTTTGTCCGCGCCTCGGGCAGACAGGGCGCCATTGCCCTTCACAAGGCCTTTCGCTATGATGAAAAAATGCTTAAGGCCTTTCGGGAAACCATCGAGGGACTGGTTCTGGCCCTGGAGGCCAAGGACATGTGCACCCACGGTCATTCGTTAAACGTGGCCAACTATGCCCATATGACCGCCCTGGAAATGGACCTGGGAGAAAAAGAGGCCGATACCATCTATCATGCCGGGCTGCTCCATGACATCGGCAAAATCGCCATGGATGACACAATCCTGGCCAACCTGGGCAACCTGATGCCCGGAGACATGGAAACCATAAAAAAGCACCCGGTCATCGGCGCCCGCATCATCGCCCCCTTATCCTCGCTGGCCAACGTAGCAGACCTGATCCGCAGTCACCATGAACGCTACAACGGCACCGGCTACCCCGAAGGTTTGACCGGAGAAGCCATCCCCCTGGGGGCAAGGATTATTGCGGTAACCGACAGCTTTGACGCCATGACCTCCCAGCGTCCCGGCACACAAACCGTTGGTGTAAAAAAAGCCATGTCCCTGCTGCTGGAACAGGCCGGCACCACGTTTGATCCGGAAGTGGTCAGAGGTTTTGTGCGGGCCATTGAAAAAAATCCCGAGGCGGTAGCGCCTTTTACCCTCACCGAGGACTATCTGCGCCAGCATGTCCGGACCTGTACCAAGTCGGAAAAACAGGGCTCGCCGCTTGCCAGAATGCTGAAAAAATGCGTGCCGGGTTTTTAA
- a CDS encoding TIGR00153 family protein, which translates to MRIPFFSLFITSPFDALQDHAEKVKECAWAFQQAMECYASSKCEVFEDHRQEVIRIEHDADAIKRRIRGHLPKGVMLPVEKFQLFQYLREQDNVLDSVQEALNWLSHRMDKGIPEVLERDFFLLVDAAIEPTEELSRMVGEAQIYFKNFSEKQRKKVKDIISNIRQMEHDADQREYALIRKVFQTETDPITVFHLVRLAEIIGNIADHSENSGDMMRAMVAK; encoded by the coding sequence ATGCGTATTCCGTTTTTTTCCTTGTTTATTACATCCCCCTTTGACGCTTTGCAGGATCATGCTGAAAAGGTCAAAGAATGTGCCTGGGCTTTCCAGCAGGCCATGGAGTGTTATGCCTCCTCGAAATGCGAAGTGTTCGAGGATCACCGGCAGGAAGTCATTCGCATCGAACATGACGCCGATGCCATCAAGCGAAGAATTCGCGGGCACCTGCCAAAGGGCGTCATGCTTCCGGTGGAGAAGTTTCAGTTGTTCCAGTATCTGCGGGAGCAGGACAATGTTCTCGACAGTGTCCAGGAGGCTTTAAACTGGCTGTCCCACCGGATGGACAAGGGGATTCCGGAAGTTCTGGAACGCGATTTTTTCCTGCTGGTGGATGCTGCCATTGAACCTACCGAGGAGTTGAGCCGCATGGTGGGGGAGGCCCAGATCTACTTTAAAAATTTTTCCGAAAAACAGCGCAAAAAAGTCAAGGATATCATTTCCAATATCCGCCAGATGGAACATGACGCCGACCAGCGTGAATATGCCCTGATCCGGAAGGTGTTTCAAACCGAAACGGATCCCATCACCGTGTTTCACTTGGTGAGGCTGGCCGAAATTATCGGCAATATCGCAGATCACTCTGAAAACTCAGGGGATATGATGCGGGCTATGGTGGCCAAATAA
- a CDS encoding DUF294 nucleotidyltransferase-like domain-containing protein, producing MENFPRQVQPVGFGQLGGRQAFLRAATPFDLLPAAEIETVSANLTELNHPKNHILFVQEETILPHVIIVQSGRLERVIEENGKPSVKEILGPQRIYGGISLLFNNGISTSTVRCAEDVTVYALDRENFLRLCVKHPEFARFFSRSMDEGRKRLSPAGAAEDARVPEHVADAFMWKPVGDIARGFPSCPARTSIREAAELISASGRSAIVVLDEQSRPAGLITDDDLRKKVIVAGMSPQDSVETIMSGPLIQISSQVPVFEAVLTMMRRRIKHLPVFAGERIQGVITERDLLLEGTQSPVFLVHEIQNARETVQLGQAYAKLPEVVTRLLSSGLRAGHVNGIITAITDAVLARVMEMTLADMGSPPAEFAFLLFGSEGRKEQTLKTDQDNAIVFADVAEQDREAVNRYFLELGTRVCDQLHEIGQQHCEFHIMAKNPDWCQPLSVWKKYYRKWVISDDPDRILNAGIFFDFRLGHGSPDLVAQLHSALFAELAEWPGLLRHMARNSLHYRPPLGFFGNFVLQEKGRGKGALDIKSAMRLVVDFGRIYAMQTQMTETNTVKRLRALYDQQRLDKEAFDDLVHAYEFLMHQRLRHQSRVLESGRGEVNNYLRPVDLTTIDQQALKEAFKQIRVAQAKLRVDFFLYLP from the coding sequence ATGGAAAATTTTCCCCGCCAGGTCCAGCCCGTTGGTTTCGGGCAGCTCGGGGGCCGGCAGGCCTTTCTGCGTGCCGCAACCCCCTTTGACCTTCTGCCCGCAGCCGAGATCGAAACCGTTTCCGCCAATTTAACCGAGTTGAACCATCCCAAAAATCACATCCTGTTTGTGCAGGAGGAAACCATTCTTCCCCATGTGATCATTGTGCAGTCCGGCCGGCTCGAGCGCGTGATCGAGGAAAACGGCAAGCCGTCAGTCAAGGAGATTCTGGGGCCGCAGCGCATATACGGCGGCATCTCCCTGTTGTTTAACAACGGGATTTCCACCTCCACGGTTCGCTGTGCGGAAGACGTCACTGTCTATGCACTGGACCGGGAAAATTTTCTGCGCCTGTGCGTTAAGCACCCGGAGTTTGCCCGCTTTTTTTCCCGATCCATGGATGAGGGCAGAAAACGACTGTCTCCGGCCGGCGCGGCCGAAGACGCCCGGGTCCCGGAGCATGTTGCCGATGCGTTTATGTGGAAGCCGGTGGGCGATATCGCCCGGGGTTTTCCCTCCTGTCCAGCCCGCACCTCCATTCGCGAGGCGGCCGAACTGATCAGTGCCAGCGGCAGAAGCGCCATTGTTGTCCTTGATGAACAAAGCCGGCCTGCCGGCCTGATCACAGATGATGACCTGCGCAAAAAGGTCATCGTGGCCGGCATGTCCCCGCAGGATTCGGTGGAGACAATCATGTCCGGGCCTCTGATACAGATCAGCAGTCAGGTGCCGGTGTTTGAGGCCGTGCTGACCATGATGCGCCGCCGGATCAAGCATCTGCCGGTTTTTGCCGGAGAGCGCATCCAGGGAGTGATCACCGAGCGGGACCTGCTGCTGGAAGGCACCCAGTCCCCGGTGTTTCTGGTCCATGAGATTCAAAACGCCCGGGAAACCGTGCAGCTAGGGCAGGCCTACGCCAAGCTTCCGGAAGTGGTCACCCGTCTGCTGTCAAGCGGCCTGAGAGCCGGCCATGTCAACGGCATTATCACCGCCATCACCGATGCGGTGCTGGCTCGTGTCATGGAGATGACCCTGGCTGACATGGGATCCCCGCCGGCAGAATTCGCATTTCTGCTTTTTGGCAGTGAGGGCAGAAAGGAACAGACGCTTAAGACCGATCAGGACAATGCCATTGTTTTTGCAGACGTGGCCGAACAAGACAGGGAAGCGGTAAACCGCTATTTTCTCGAGCTTGGCACCCGTGTCTGTGACCAGCTGCATGAAATCGGCCAGCAGCACTGTGAATTCCATATCATGGCCAAAAATCCTGACTGGTGCCAGCCTTTGTCTGTGTGGAAAAAATATTACCGGAAATGGGTGATCAGTGATGATCCGGACCGGATTTTAAATGCCGGGATTTTTTTTGATTTCCGTCTTGGACACGGCAGCCCGGATCTTGTGGCGCAACTGCATTCAGCCCTGTTTGCCGAGCTGGCTGAATGGCCCGGCCTGCTGCGGCACATGGCCAGAAACTCCCTTCATTACCGCCCGCCCCTGGGATTTTTCGGAAATTTTGTGCTCCAGGAAAAGGGCCGGGGAAAAGGTGCCCTGGATATTAAAAGCGCCATGCGCCTGGTGGTGGATTTCGGCCGGATTTACGCCATGCAGACCCAAATGACCGAAACCAATACGGTCAAGCGCCTCCGGGCCCTGTATGATCAGCAGCGCCTTGACAAGGAAGCCTTTGATGATTTGGTCCATGCTTATGAATTTCTCATGCACCAGCGTCTCAGACATCAGAGCCGGGTCTTGGAAAGCGGCCGGGGCGAGGTCAACAATTATCTGAGGCCGGTTGATTTGACCACCATTGACCAGCAGGCATTAAAGGAGGCGTTTAAGCAGATCCGTGTGGCCCAGGCCAAACTGCGCGTGGATTTTTTTCTGTACCTGCCATAA
- a CDS encoding solute symporter family protein: MEATEFVLPSMWMGIAVVVILFAIFYYVGWWAAKKTTSEEDLYAAGFSIGPVANGLAMGATWASLATFMGVIALIYKLQAPFVYLWIQWALSIPLLTLLYGTCLRRMKAFTPASFIKVRYGNEAAIVIIVWMCLSMVMYALGQMIGLGMAFEVLFGLPYKYALVIVGIATIGFITMGGMYGASYNAAFQMVVMIIAMVVPMSAIMKAMGSSGWWFPPLAYGDMVPGMLKQIPEFFDMKYDYRWYFALIPAFTMGPIALPHLAMRVFTSSSIKSARWSVVWFILFLGLLFSGAYTAGFAGNYFTALTGHEIAKPDQTILILNVFYNPAIVAAFVVGGAVAAGMSTINGNLMAIAGLIGGDLLGILAPKMPGAKKMRWGYLALGIAGIITILLAFSPPPFLVTSILWAFGLLATAVSPSILLGVWWKQANKVAMIISSAACGIVYIIISPHVLGNIVVGKGLVAALGMSGAMVTVPLSFASFIILSFIFNKLQMAAPSLEDKKMIDRIHGWGIDYDEARYNGVAMPIVLVILSAIVFYWGMQPW; the protein is encoded by the coding sequence ATGGAAGCAACCGAATTTGTATTGCCGAGCATGTGGATGGGCATTGCTGTTGTGGTCATCCTGTTTGCCATCTTCTACTATGTGGGCTGGTGGGCGGCCAAAAAAACCACCAGTGAAGAAGACCTGTATGCCGCCGGATTCTCCATCGGCCCTGTAGCCAACGGTCTGGCCATGGGGGCCACCTGGGCCAGCCTGGCCACGTTTATGGGAGTGATCGCCCTGATCTACAAACTCCAGGCGCCCTTTGTGTACCTGTGGATCCAGTGGGCCTTGTCCATTCCGCTGCTCACATTGCTCTACGGCACATGTCTGCGCAGAATGAAGGCCTTTACGCCCGCCTCGTTTATCAAGGTGCGCTACGGGAATGAGGCGGCCATTGTGATCATCGTCTGGATGTGTCTGAGCATGGTCATGTACGCCCTGGGCCAGATGATCGGGCTGGGCATGGCCTTTGAAGTGCTCTTTGGCCTGCCCTACAAATATGCCCTGGTCATCGTGGGCATTGCCACCATCGGGTTTATCACAATGGGCGGCATGTACGGAGCCTCTTATAACGCGGCCTTCCAGATGGTTGTCATGATCATTGCCATGGTGGTTCCCATGAGCGCGATCATGAAGGCCATGGGGTCTTCGGGCTGGTGGTTTCCGCCCCTGGCCTACGGCGACATGGTGCCGGGAATGCTCAAGCAGATACCGGAATTTTTTGACATGAAATACGACTACCGATGGTATTTCGCACTGATTCCGGCCTTTACCATGGGCCCCATTGCCCTGCCCCATCTGGCCATGCGCGTGTTTACCTCATCGAGCATCAAAAGCGCCCGCTGGTCGGTTGTGTGGTTTATCCTGTTTCTGGGGCTGTTGTTTTCCGGGGCCTACACGGCCGGGTTTGCCGGAAACTATTTTACGGCCCTGACCGGTCATGAAATTGCCAAACCGGACCAGACCATTTTGATCTTAAACGTGTTCTACAACCCGGCCATTGTGGCTGCGTTTGTGGTGGGCGGTGCGGTGGCCGCCGGCATGTCCACAATCAACGGCAACCTCATGGCCATTGCCGGACTCATCGGCGGTGACCTGCTGGGCATTCTGGCCCCGAAAATGCCGGGCGCCAAAAAAATGCGCTGGGGCTATCTGGCCCTGGGTATTGCCGGCATCATCACCATCCTGCTGGCTTTCAGCCCGCCGCCGTTTCTGGTCACCAGTATTCTCTGGGCATTCGGGCTTCTGGCCACTGCAGTGAGCCCGAGTATTCTGCTGGGGGTCTGGTGGAAACAGGCCAACAAGGTCGCCATGATCATTTCCTCGGCGGCCTGCGGCATCGTCTATATCATCATCTCCCCGCATGTGCTGGGCAATATTGTCGTTGGCAAAGGCCTGGTGGCCGCACTGGGGATGTCCGGGGCCATGGTCACCGTGCCCCTGTCATTTGCTTCGTTTATCATCCTGTCTTTTATCTTTAACAAGCTGCAGATGGCAGCCCCGAGCCTTGAGGACAAGAAGATGATCGACCGGATCCACGGCTGGGGCATTGATTATGACGAAGCCAGATACAATGGCGTTGCCATGCCCATTGTACTGGTGATTCTAAGCGCAATTGTATTCTACTGGGGCATGCAGCCCTGGTAG
- a CDS encoding AMP-binding protein, translating into MALENIYKEVMEVNTTDDMTKRREKAKALFEKLNHMELPSHFNWAEEILEGLHVKERGDQPALQWADITNGEQRTYTYRQLAEEGNRCLNFLRKHGIEQGQNMYMMIPIVPETWFATLACLKGGLINVPTATSMTVRELQFRFENYAPDSIVAEETAAAAIDEALAETGAQPKIKIVLGKRDGWISYSELANESGSAEGAKIKKDDVLICFFTSGTTGLAKQVGQSATSYPIGHLSSAVFIGIRPGEVHHNLSAPGWAKWAWSSFFAPLNVGAIVAGFHFTALDPKTYLDYVSKFKVSTFCAPPTAWRAFVGLDLGQFDFSHLRSSVSAGEPLNPEVIQQWKKYTGTEIRDFYGQTESTAMIGNSPWMEGRMRLGSFGEPSFMHDITLADDEGNEITKPEEVGHIVVRLDRWRAIGLFTEYIGNPEKMKEVFVNNFYYTGDRAYFDEDGYWWFVGRADDVIKSSDFRVGPFEVESALIEHPAVAEAAVVGSPDPNRYQLVKAFVILSPGYEPTRDLALELFQHTIGILAKFKIPRIIEFATEVPKTISGKIRRIELREGEIIKKNKGEEKAKNEYYYHEFPELSSKKKD; encoded by the coding sequence ATGGCACTGGAGAACATCTACAAGGAAGTCATGGAAGTCAACACCACAGATGACATGACCAAACGCCGGGAAAAAGCAAAGGCGTTATTCGAAAAGCTCAACCACATGGAGCTGCCGAGCCATTTCAACTGGGCAGAAGAAATCCTGGAAGGACTGCATGTAAAAGAACGCGGTGATCAGCCGGCCCTGCAATGGGCGGACATAACCAACGGGGAACAGCGCACCTACACCTACAGGCAGCTGGCCGAAGAAGGCAACCGGTGCCTGAATTTCCTGCGCAAGCACGGCATTGAGCAAGGCCAGAACATGTACATGATGATCCCCATTGTGCCGGAAACCTGGTTTGCCACCCTGGCCTGCCTCAAGGGCGGATTGATCAATGTGCCCACGGCCACGTCCATGACCGTGCGGGAACTGCAGTTCCGGTTTGAAAACTATGCCCCGGACAGCATTGTGGCAGAGGAAACCGCTGCCGCGGCCATTGATGAGGCCCTTGCAGAAACCGGCGCCCAACCCAAGATCAAGATCGTTTTGGGCAAAAGAGACGGCTGGATCAGCTACAGCGAGCTGGCCAACGAATCAGGCTCCGCCGAAGGGGCCAAAATCAAAAAAGACGACGTGCTGATCTGCTTTTTCACCTCCGGCACCACTGGGCTGGCCAAGCAGGTGGGGCAAAGCGCCACGTCTTATCCCATCGGGCACCTGTCCTCAGCCGTTTTCATCGGCATCCGTCCGGGAGAGGTGCACCACAACCTGTCTGCCCCGGGCTGGGCCAAGTGGGCCTGGAGCAGCTTTTTTGCCCCGCTCAACGTGGGCGCCATTGTGGCGGGCTTTCATTTCACCGCCCTGGATCCCAAGACCTATCTCGATTATGTATCCAAGTTCAAGGTCAGCACCTTCTGCGCCCCGCCAACGGCATGGCGGGCTTTTGTGGGACTTGATCTGGGCCAGTTTGACTTCTCCCACCTGAGATCTTCGGTGAGTGCCGGTGAACCGCTGAACCCGGAAGTCATCCAGCAGTGGAAAAAATACACGGGCACGGAAATCCGGGATTTCTACGGCCAGACTGAATCCACGGCCATGATCGGCAACTCGCCCTGGATGGAAGGCCGGATGCGCCTTGGCTCCTTTGGAGAACCTTCATTCATGCATGATATCACCCTTGCCGATGACGAGGGCAACGAGATCACCAAACCCGAGGAAGTCGGCCACATTGTTGTTCGCCTTGACCGGTGGCGGGCCATTGGCCTGTTTACCGAATACATTGGTAACCCGGAAAAAATGAAAGAGGTTTTTGTCAATAATTTCTATTACACCGGCGACCGGGCCTATTTTGACGAAGACGGCTACTGGTGGTTCGTGGGCCGGGCCGATGATGTGATCAAATCCTCTGACTTCCGGGTGGGCCCGTTTGAGGTGGAAAGTGCCCTGATCGAACATCCGGCCGTGGCCGAGGCCGCCGTGGTGGGCAGCCCGGATCCCAACCGCTACCAACTGGTCAAGGCCTTTGTGATTCTTTCCCCGGGCTATGAACCCACCCGGGACCTGGCCCTGGAATTGTTCCAGCACACCATCGGCATCCTGGCCAAGTTCAAAATCCCCAGGATCATAGAATTTGCCACGGAAGTGCCCAAGACCATCAGCGGCAAAATCCGGCGCATTGAGCTGCGGGAAGGCGAAATCATCAAAAAGAACAAGGGAGAGGAAAAAGCCAAAAACGAATATTATTACCATGAGTTTCCCGAGCTGAGCTCCAAGAAAAAAGACTAA
- a CDS encoding peptidylprolyl isomerase, whose translation MLSSMRKSAGSWMIKILLGLIVLAFVFTGAGSFYSQRESSVAEVNGEAITIDEYQRTYNNIMQNLEQRFGNQLNQDLLDMLDIQGQAINQLIEKHLLLQVAEKNNLQVPDAALASAIAEIPAFQNNGRFDARRYRQLLEQNRLSPEDFENLHKQTLQTVMIRELVSGAVPVTEAETRAWYNWQNTEIKIDYAEFIGSNFSNIEVSEEEIRQYFAANKEKYRTRPLVQARFLRFDPADFIDEVEIPKSEIRDYYQAHQEEFGTPETVTARHILLQVPEDAGKDQDAEIRDRALEIMEQARSGEDFAILAQKHSDGPTAKDGGYLGSFKRDDMVEAFAEAAFSLKPGDISKPVRTRFGWHVIKVEQRQEAEVEPLEKVHKKIRTRLAEQQARTIAYDKAWSLYEISFEGDDLIDNARDLNLDIETTDFFTREKGPARIDAPEKFAETAFGLPLMEISEVKEIGDAYFLIQPIERKEPEVPDLADIKDRVENDLVRQKQRDAAESAAEKFLEQARSADSFDVAAREAGVEIQTTDFFKRSQPVPDIGSSRPVSAAAFSLSPENPVSESVIKESGRFYVLHLSEQKVPEEKDFESQQKTAAAQLKEQKRRQALNKWIAALRQNSDIEVSDRFSD comes from the coding sequence ATGCTCAGTTCAATGCGCAAAAGCGCTGGTTCGTGGATGATCAAGATCCTTTTGGGGCTCATCGTGCTGGCTTTCGTTTTCACCGGCGCGGGCTCCTTTTACTCCCAGCGGGAAAGCTCAGTTGCGGAAGTCAACGGCGAGGCCATCACCATTGATGAATACCAGCGCACCTATAACAACATCATGCAAAACCTGGAGCAGCGCTTCGGCAATCAGCTCAATCAGGACCTGCTGGACATGCTCGACATCCAGGGCCAGGCCATAAACCAGCTGATCGAAAAACATCTGCTGCTGCAGGTTGCCGAAAAAAACAATCTCCAAGTCCCGGATGCGGCACTTGCCAGCGCCATTGCAGAGATTCCCGCCTTCCAGAATAACGGCCGGTTCGATGCCCGGCGCTACCGCCAGTTGCTGGAACAAAACCGCCTTTCGCCGGAAGACTTTGAAAACCTGCACAAGCAAACCCTCCAGACCGTTATGATCCGGGAACTGGTATCGGGTGCCGTCCCGGTTACAGAGGCGGAAACCCGTGCATGGTACAACTGGCAGAATACAGAAATCAAAATTGACTATGCGGAGTTCATCGGCAGCAACTTTTCAAATATTGAAGTTTCTGAAGAAGAAATTCGGCAATACTTTGCGGCCAACAAGGAAAAATACAGAACGCGACCCTTGGTCCAAGCGCGCTTTTTGCGCTTTGACCCAGCCGACTTCATTGATGAAGTAGAAATCCCGAAATCGGAAATCCGGGATTACTACCAGGCCCATCAGGAGGAATTCGGCACCCCTGAAACGGTTACCGCCCGCCACATCCTGCTGCAGGTCCCGGAGGACGCAGGGAAAGACCAGGATGCTGAAATCCGGGACCGGGCCTTGGAAATCATGGAACAAGCCCGTAGCGGGGAAGATTTTGCCATACTGGCGCAAAAGCATTCCGACGGCCCAACGGCAAAAGACGGCGGATATCTGGGATCATTTAAACGCGACGACATGGTCGAAGCCTTTGCAGAAGCCGCCTTTTCCCTCAAGCCCGGCGATATCAGCAAACCGGTTCGCACCCGGTTCGGCTGGCACGTGATCAAGGTGGAACAGCGGCAGGAGGCCGAAGTCGAGCCCCTGGAAAAAGTCCATAAAAAAATCAGGACCCGGCTCGCCGAGCAGCAGGCAAGGACCATTGCTTACGATAAGGCCTGGTCGCTTTATGAAATATCATTTGAAGGCGATGACCTGATTGACAATGCCCGGGACCTGAATCTGGATATTGAAACCACGGATTTTTTCACCCGAGAAAAGGGGCCGGCACGCATTGATGCCCCGGAAAAATTCGCTGAAACCGCCTTTGGCCTTCCGCTGATGGAAATCAGCGAAGTCAAGGAAATCGGTGATGCCTATTTTCTGATCCAACCCATTGAACGAAAAGAACCGGAAGTCCCGGATCTCGCTGACATTAAAGACAGGGTGGAAAACGACCTGGTGCGGCAAAAGCAGCGTGATGCCGCAGAATCGGCAGCAGAAAAGTTTCTGGAACAAGCCCGCTCCGCAGACAGCTTTGATGTTGCCGCCCGGGAAGCAGGCGTTGAAATCCAGACCACGGATTTTTTCAAGCGCAGCCAACCGGTGCCTGATATTGGCAGCAGCCGGCCGGTATCAGCGGCCGCATTTTCCCTGAGCCCGGAAAACCCGGTTTCCGAATCTGTCATCAAGGAAAGCGGGCGTTTTTACGTTCTTCACCTGAGCGAACAGAAGGTTCCGGAAGAAAAGGATTTTGAATCACAGCAAAAAACCGCTGCAGCGCAACTCAAGGAACAGAAACGTCGGCAGGCATTGAACAAATGGATTGCTGCACTGCGGCAAAACAGTGACATCGAAGTATCTGACCGGTTCTCCGACTAA
- a CDS encoding inorganic phosphate transporter: MEYVILVLGFTIGFYMAWNIGANDVANSMASAVGAKAITLRQAIFIAGILNIVGAAFIGSHVTDTIRKGIVSPDVLNDPHVALVGALSALLAAALWVSFATWKSLPVSTTHSIVGAMVGFGIVTGGFSVINWAGLGAVVASWVISPVFSMVIAFVMFKIIVRIILSRPDPVGTAFRLSPLFIGMAVFVVIMSFVFKTPLGKNLALSTPVAFSTALVCSVLLGFLGKRLLLWFRNVRTGEEGAEGVFRRIQIGTSCYVALAQGANDVANAIGPLALIYFLVTTGEAGQTVPVPYVLLVFGGLGIAAGIAMGGARVIRTVGERITTLSNTRGFSVDFAAATTVLLASKMGLPVSTTHAAVGGVLGVGLARGLEAVNFGVIFRIMLYWVLTVPMAAFTSMVLFKILSMIL, from the coding sequence ATGGAATATGTCATTCTGGTTTTAGGGTTTACCATCGGTTTTTACATGGCCTGGAACATCGGGGCAAATGATGTGGCCAATTCCATGGCCTCGGCCGTGGGTGCAAAGGCGATTACCCTCCGGCAGGCCATTTTCATTGCCGGCATTTTGAATATTGTGGGTGCGGCTTTTATTGGGTCTCATGTAACCGATACCATCCGCAAGGGCATTGTTTCACCGGATGTGCTAAATGACCCGCATGTTGCCCTGGTTGGAGCCTTATCCGCCCTGCTGGCCGCAGCTCTCTGGGTGTCGTTTGCCACCTGGAAATCTTTGCCGGTTTCCACCACCCATTCCATCGTGGGGGCCATGGTGGGATTCGGCATTGTCACGGGCGGATTTTCCGTAATCAACTGGGCCGGTCTGGGCGCGGTGGTGGCCAGCTGGGTGATCTCGCCGGTGTTTAGCATGGTGATTGCCTTTGTGATGTTTAAGATTATTGTTCGGATTATTTTGTCCCGGCCCGATCCCGTGGGCACGGCGTTCCGGCTTTCGCCCCTTTTTATCGGCATGGCTGTTTTTGTGGTCATCATGTCCTTTGTGTTCAAGACCCCGTTGGGTAAAAACCTGGCTCTGAGCACGCCCGTGGCCTTTTCGACCGCACTGGTGTGTTCCGTTCTGCTCGGTTTTCTGGGAAAACGCCTGTTGCTTTGGTTCAGAAACGTACGCACCGGCGAAGAGGGTGCAGAGGGCGTTTTCCGGCGTATTCAGATCGGGACTTCCTGCTACGTTGCACTGGCCCAGGGCGCCAACGATGTGGCCAACGCCATCGGACCGCTGGCCCTGATTTACTTCCTGGTGACAACCGGGGAGGCCGGGCAGACAGTTCCGGTTCCATACGTGCTTTTGGTGTTTGGCGGCCTGGGTATTGCCGCAGGTATCGCCATGGGCGGCGCCCGTGTGATCCGCACAGTTGGCGAGCGGATCACCACCCTGAGCAATACCAGGGGGTTTTCCGTGGACTTTGCCGCTGCCACAACGGTTTTGCTGGCCTCCAAAATGGGGCTGCCGGTTTCAACCACGCATGCGGCCGTGGGCGGGGTCCTGGGTGTCGGTCTGGCCAGGGGGCTGGAAGCCGTGAATTTTGGCGTTATTTTTCGGATTATGCTATACTGGGTATTAACCGTGCCCATGGCCGCTTTCACCAGCATGGTGTTGTTTAAAATTCTTTCCATGATTTTGTAA